Genomic window (Vampirovibrionales bacterium):
CGGGGCGTTAATTCCCGCATGACTTTAATGGCGACGATATTATTGGAGTGAATCAGCGCCTGGGCGATGGTCATATAGCCGTGGTAGCGCCCGTCAAAGTTACGCGGGCGCCAATCGCCCGCCTGAATCGGTTCGTCGAGATAGACGCGGTTGGGCAAATACCCTTTTTCAATGGCCGTGGTATACGTGAAGATCTTAAACAGCGAACCGGGCGAGCGGACAGCGGAATTAACGCGATCAAACTGGCTCACGCCAAAGTCTTTGCCGCCGACGTAGGCCAGAATCGCGCCTGTAGAAGCTTCTATCGACACCAGCGCCGCCTGCTGGCCGCGACCCGCGCGGCCATAAATCAGCGATTGCGACTTAACGGCCTTGGAGGCCAGGGCCTGGGCCTGAACGTCCAGCGTCGTATAGACCTTCATGCCGCTTTGCCAGAAGGCCTGCTCGTCCTGATTAAACAACTGTCGCACCTGCGTCATGACAAACTGATTAAAGAAAGGCGCGCGGTTAGCGGTAGAAATCTGTTGCCCCAGCGGATTCAGCGTGAGCGCAGACTTTTGCAGGCGGACAAGTTCTTCGCGGTTGATTTTGCCGATTTCCAGCAGATTGGCGAGCACCTCGTTGCGGCGTTTGACAGCCGCCGTAGGATTCAGAAAGGGATCGTAACGCGAGGGAGCCTGCGGCAAACCCGCCAGCAGGGCGGCTTCGGGAATTGTCAGGTTAGCAGGCGGTTTATTGAAATAAATTTCGCTGGCCGCGTGAATCCCGTACGCGCCTTCGCCAAAATAGATATTATTTAAATAGAGTTCCAGAATTTTCTTTTTAGAGAGCGTTTGTTCCAGTTTGACGGCCAGAAAGGCTTCCTGAACTTTGCGCTTGATGGATTTTTCGTTGGAGAGAAAGACATTGCGGGCCAATTGCTGCGTCAGCGTACTGCCGCCCTCGACAAATTTACGCTGGGCTAAATCCATAAAAATCGCCCGGCCAATCGAGATGACGTCCACCCCGAAGTGACTGTAAAACCGGCGATCTTCAGTCGCCAGCAACGCATCGGTCAGGTGAGGGGAAATCTGCGTCAGAGAAACTTCTTTATGGAAATACTTTCCGTAGGACAGAATCGGGACGTTACCGCGCCCGAAGACCTGGGTCCACTTGGACGGGTTGACGCCTTCGCGAATAATCGCCGACACGGAGGGCAACCCGCGCACAGCCCAATAGAAATAGCCGCCAATACACAGCGCCGCCAGGATCAACACCGTCCAGAAAAAACGCGCCATGGGTCGCAGAATCCTTCTCCTGATGAGATGAGGCGCATTCTACGCCAAAAATCGCATGGGACAAAAAGCCAGCGATTATTGAACGCAAGGTGACGCGCAAGGAGAGCCCAACGCGGGGTTTTGCGCCTCTTTACAGGCCTTTGGCCGGGCTCAAGCGCTTCTGACGATCAGCCCACCAGGCCAGCGCATAGGCAAGATCGCCGCGCGTCATGGGGGCTTGGGCGCGCAAACTGTCCGCATCGGCGTTAATGAAGCCTTCGGCGACAGCCGTCGCCAGCGCCTTGCGAGACCAGAGCGGCAGCGAGTCGCGGTCGGCGTACGGGGCGAGCGTCTCATCTATTTCGGCATCGGTAAAGGGATAAACGCCGTACGCCTGCGCCAGAATCGCAAAGCCCTGGGCGCGGGTCGCCGGCAGGTCGGGCAGAAAACGCCCGGCAGCGTCAACAGCCATAATATCGCGGCTTACGACGGTATCAATGGCATTTCTCGCCCAATACCCCGACGGGACGTCGCGCAGCAAGCGCGGAGCGGCAATTTTGGGGTCGCGACGCGTCAAGTCAAAGGCCTTGACAGCAACCGTGGCGAGCGCCGCGCGCGTGACCGGCTGCTCTTCGTGAAACCTGCCATCCGGGAAGAGCGTGAGATAGCCGCTATCGAGGGTTTTCTGAATGCTGGCGGCGAGCGCAGGCTCCTGCTGTCCCCAAGCGGCCCCCGTCAGGCTCACGGCGGCAGGCTCAAGCGCGCAGGCCATCAACGCCAGACCCATGAGGCTGGCCGCCGTCCAGCGAGCCGACGACGTGAAGCGGGGCAAAGCGACTTTGCGGATGGGGTCCATGAAGGCGTCTCCTTACTGAGGGCTGAAGACGCCTTATTGTAACGCAAGTCGCCGCAATGGGCGCGCAATCAGCCCGACGTGAGCGCTACCGGCCCCGGGCGCAGGATTTCAATTGCGCCGTCGGCGTACACGCGCGCCACGGTCGAAGGCTGTGCGGTCGCAATCTCCGCATCGTCGCCCCAGACAGGCAATGCGTCGCCAAAGGCGTCTCGAACCGACTTCGCCGTCAGACACGGCGGCTTGCCGGACACATTGGCGCTGGTCGTCGCCAGAACGCCGCCGGGCAGTCGGCGTAGTAAGGCCCTTAAGGACTCGCAATCTGCGACGCGACACGACACGGTTGGCTCGCCGCGCGTGACGGCGTCCGGCGTGAGGTCGGTCTTGTCGAAGACCAGTGAGAGGGCGCCCGGCCAGTGGTCGGCCATCAAGCGCCTGGCTTGGGCCGGGGGCGGCTGGATATAGGGCTCGAATGACTCGGCGGATGCGCCCAACAGGGTCAAGGGCTTGCGTTCATCACGCCCCTTCAGCGCGAAAATGCGGGCAAGCGCGGCGGGACGGTCCAGGCGCGCGCCCAAACCGTACACAGTGTCGGTCGAAAAGGCAATCACCCCATCTGAAGCGGCCAGCGCGTCGACGGGATCCGGGGCGAGAGCGGGCGTCGAGGATTTTTTCGCGACGATTTCCTTCATGAGAGAGCCTCCTGCGTCGTTATGATAAAGTATACCCGGCGCGCGCGCGCAACCGCTTCATTTTGCTCAAAAGGCCCATTCTCATGCAGAAAACCGCTTTCAAGCCGCCGGTCAAACAGCTCATCGACGGCGTTGTCGTCACCCCGCTCAAGCCGATTGTCGACGAGCGCGGCTATTTGATGGAAATGCTGCGCAGTGACGCGCCGGATTTCAAAGGCTTTGGCCAGACCTATCTCACGGCCGTCAACGAGGGCGTGGTCAAAGGCTGGCACTATCACGAGCGCCAGACGGATAATTTCATCTGCGTCCATGGGCTGATCAAGCTGGCGCTTTACGATTGCCGCGAAGGGTCGCCGACGCAAGGCGCGGTGAACGAGTTTTTCCTCGGACCGATTCATCCCGTGCGGGTGCAGATTCCCTGCGGCGTGCTGCACGGGTTTAAGGGCCTCGGGTCGCCGATTTCGCTCGTGGTGAACGTCCCGGATCAGCTCTATCATTACGCCCAGCCAGACGAATTCCGCGTGGCGCCGCATGACAATGAGGTTCCGTACGACTGGGCGCGCCATGACGGCTGACCGTCCG
Coding sequences:
- a CDS encoding PBP1A family penicillin-binding protein, with the protein product MARFFWTVLILAALCIGGYFYWAVRGLPSVSAIIREGVNPSKWTQVFGRGNVPILSYGKYFHKEVSLTQISPHLTDALLATEDRRFYSHFGVDVISIGRAIFMDLAQRKFVEGGSTLTQQLARNVFLSNEKSIKRKVQEAFLAVKLEQTLSKKKILELYLNNIYFGEGAYGIHAASEIYFNKPPANLTIPEAALLAGLPQAPSRYDPFLNPTAAVKRRNEVLANLLEIGKINREELVRLQKSALTLNPLGQQISTANRAPFFNQFVMTQVRQLFNQDEQAFWQSGMKVYTTLDVQAQALASKAVKSQSLIYGRAGRGQQAALVSIEASTGAILAYVGGKDFGVSQFDRVNSAVRSPGSLFKIFTYTTAIEKGYLPNRVYLDEPIQAGDWRPRNFDGRYHGYMTIAQALIHSNNIVAIKVMRELTPRSVIETAHRMGLNAQLDDDLTLTLGSSGVTLMDIASAIGVLDNRGILLEPYAIEKIVTSDGTLAYEHYPMTTQVLDRETVDTMLAMMQGVVQNGTARAAAIGRPVAGKTGTSDDHRDSWFVGFTPEIITGVWVGNDDNTSMPGMTGGSLPAAIWAAYMRPYMANRAPQNFDTQFARHFSPQDFISYNLDNLSEYEANNPLAIGARSLPAPTPVSPQLDLDPAVEGPPLTSPEEPFEGEHPAPALEGGHGAGPPVPPVPMGPVAPQAYGPPPRSADPYHRSSYPIPPGDTHQVLQLPPTSPSRNPYAGASRP
- a CDS encoding S-layer homology domain-containing protein; the encoded protein is MDPIRKVALPRFTSSARWTAASLMGLALMACALEPAAVSLTGAAWGQQEPALAASIQKTLDSGYLTLFPDGRFHEEQPVTRAALATVAVKAFDLTRRDPKIAAPRLLRDVPSGYWARNAIDTVVSRDIMAVDAAGRFLPDLPATRAQGFAILAQAYGVYPFTDAEIDETLAPYADRDSLPLWSRKALATAVAEGFINADADSLRAQAPMTRGDLAYALAWWADRQKRLSPAKGL
- a CDS encoding L-threonylcarbamoyladenylate synthase — encoded protein: MKEIVAKKSSTPALAPDPVDALAASDGVIAFSTDTVYGLGARLDRPAALARIFALKGRDERKPLTLLGASAESFEPYIQPPPAQARRLMADHWPGALSLVFDKTDLTPDAVTRGEPTVSCRVADCESLRALLRRLPGGVLATTSANVSGKPPCLTAKSVRDAFGDALPVWGDDAEIATAQPSTVARVYADGAIEILRPGPVALTSG
- a CDS encoding dTDP-4-dehydrorhamnose 3,5-epimerase family protein — encoded protein: MQKTAFKPPVKQLIDGVVVTPLKPIVDERGYLMEMLRSDAPDFKGFGQTYLTAVNEGVVKGWHYHERQTDNFICVHGLIKLALYDCREGSPTQGAVNEFFLGPIHPVRVQIPCGVLHGFKGLGSPISLVVNVPDQLYHYAQPDEFRVAPHDNEVPYDWARHDG